In Terriglobia bacterium, the sequence AGCACAGGTCGCGTTCCACAACGCCGTGTCATCCTGGGCTTAGCCGCGGTTTTATCGCGGCGCAGCCGAGGGATCTTTTGTTCCGCCTTGGACTTTCCTTCTTCGACACCCCGATCTGCGGTTGTCCGGTTGCGGTTGCATCCTAGTTCAACTGCCGCCCAGCCGCCAACCCGTACCGCTTTCGCCAATAGCCCACTCCGCGATTTACGCGCCTTTCCGCATAAATCGATTTAGAAGCGGAGAACATTGCAAATCCTCACTTGACAGCTACTCTGAAAGTGATATTCTCCCGACGCACACTAAATCGATTAATTAAACCCGGTTTAGTGTTGCGGCGCCGAGAACTGTTCCACCCCCATTCGAGCAGGTTTAGGCCGCGGCACCCCACATCCGCTATCGGAGGTAGAACTATGCCCCGTATCCGTCGTCTCCTGCCGTTCTTCACATTCGCGCTGATTCTTTGCGCCGTAACTGCCGCCCACGCGCAGTTCAATGCCTCAATACAAGGCACTGTTCTGGACCCCACCGGCGCTGTGATACCGAACGCTTCCGTAGTTGCAACCAACCATGCAACCGGCGTGGCTTACAAAACCAACTCCTCCCAGGAGGGGTTCTATCGCATCTCTGGTTTGCCGCCAGGGCACTACACCGTTGCGGTCGAAGCGAGCGGATTTAAGAAGCAGGTACTCGAGAACATTGCCGTCGTCGCTGAGAGTCCTCGCGGGGTCGACGTCAACATGGAAACCGGAAGCGCCAGCGAGTCGATTACGGTTACCAGTGAGCCCCCGCCGTTGCAGACAGAGAATTCGGCCATGTCGGGTTCAATCGACACCCAGCAGGTGCAGGACCTTCCGAAATTCGGCAGCGATCCGTATGAACTTGTGCGCCTCGCGCCTGGGGTATTCGGAACCGGCGCTCGGGCCGGCAATGGCGACTCCGTCGCCCTTCCCAATTCCGTTGGACCGGGTGGCTCCAATTCCTCCATTTACCAGACGGAAAACCTCGTGCAGATCAGCGCCAATGGACAACGCGCCTCAGCTAACAGCTACAGCATCGATGGCGTTAGCGTAAACAGTCAGACCTGGGGCGGGGCCGCGGTGATTACACCGAACCAGGAGTCCGTCAAAGAACTTCAGGTGGTGACCGGAACCTATTCCGCCGAAGAAAGCCGCACCTCGGGTGCACAGGTGAAAGTGATTTCCCAGAGCGGAACTAACAAGTTCCACGGGAGCGCTTTCTTCCGCTATCAGAACCCAACTCTGAATGCGTACAACAAGTGGGGCGGTCCCGACGGCGGCGACCCTGTCCGCAACGACAATAAATATCGTCAGTTCGGCGGCAGCCTCGGCGGACCCATCATCAAGAACAAGTTGTTCTTCTTCTTCTCGATGGATGGAAATCGCGCCAACAATCTGGGCTATTCCAATAATTGGGTCGACACCCCGGAATTTGATCAACTGCTTGCCAGCGCTCGGCCTGATGGTCTCAGCACACAGATCGTCAACTCCACGGGCATGACACCCCGGACCGTGCAGGTCCTCACTCCGACATGCACGAATTTCGACAATGCCGGGTGGCCTTGCCAGATCGTTGGCAATGCCATCGATATCGGTTCGCCCACGGGTGCGCTCGGACAGTATGTTCCCGTATATTCCACCAACAATCGCACCGGCGGCGGACTGGACGGCATTCCTGATCTGCAGTTTGTGCGCGTGGCGGTGCCGAGCACCAATCGCGCCTATCAATACAACGCCCGGGCGGACTACAACCTCGGTCAGAACCAGTTCGCAGTCGGCGGCTACATCACCATGCAGGACAATCTTGGGGCCGATTCTTCGACCGGAGCGCGTCCTTCCGGTGATGTTCGATTTAAGCCAAAGAATCAGGATTTGATGGCGAGCTGGATCAGGCCGTTCTCTTCGACGTGGCTGAACGAATTTCGCTTCAACGCCACGCGTTGGGCTTACAACACGGTCCAGTCTTCGTCGACCGTGGACTGGGGCATTCCGCGCGTGGAAATTGAAGACATGCCCATCGATCGCGTTCGTTGGGGCGCCCCACAAGGCGAAACAACACCGGCGAGTTTCGCGGAAAACACCTTCGAATTCCGCGATGTCATGACCAAGGTCGTCGGTCGCCATGCCTTCAAGTTCGGTGGTGAAATCATTCGCGAGCAGGACAACAACAATCTCCTCGGTGGGGCGAGGCCGGTATATACGTTCGCCACGCCGTGGAACCTGTTCAATGACACACCGCTTTTCGAGGCAATCAATACCGATCCGGTGACCGGTGGTCCCGGTTCCGCCCAGCGCTACTTCCGCACCAGCGATTACGGCATCTTCTTCCAGGATGATTGGAAGCTGCGGCCCAACCTGACTTTGAACCTGGGTATCCGTTACGAGTACTACACTCCGCTTCGCGAGACTCAGAACCGGATCAGCAACCTGGTGCTTGGCCAAAACGGCCTTGCCGATGCGCATGTCGCTGTCTCCGACCAGTTGTTCAATCCTGACCGGAACAACTTCGCTCCTCGCCTTGGATTTGCCTGGAGCCCGGCCGCCTTTAACCAGAAGACCGTTCTCCGCGGTGGCATCGGCGTCAGCTACGATCGCATCCCCAATGCTCTATGGGCAAACACGCGCGGCAACCCGC encodes:
- a CDS encoding TonB-dependent receptor yields the protein MPRIRRLLPFFTFALILCAVTAAHAQFNASIQGTVLDPTGAVIPNASVVATNHATGVAYKTNSSQEGFYRISGLPPGHYTVAVEASGFKKQVLENIAVVAESPRGVDVNMETGSASESITVTSEPPPLQTENSAMSGSIDTQQVQDLPKFGSDPYELVRLAPGVFGTGARAGNGDSVALPNSVGPGGSNSSIYQTENLVQISANGQRASANSYSIDGVSVNSQTWGGAAVITPNQESVKELQVVTGTYSAEESRTSGAQVKVISQSGTNKFHGSAFFRYQNPTLNAYNKWGGPDGGDPVRNDNKYRQFGGSLGGPIIKNKLFFFFSMDGNRANNLGYSNNWVDTPEFDQLLASARPDGLSTQIVNSTGMTPRTVQVLTPTCTNFDNAGWPCQIVGNAIDIGSPTGALGQYVPVYSTNNRTGGGLDGIPDLQFVRVAVPSTNRAYQYNARADYNLGQNQFAVGGYITMQDNLGADSSTGARPSGDVRFKPKNQDLMASWIRPFSSTWLNEFRFNATRWAYNTVQSSSTVDWGIPRVEIEDMPIDRVRWGAPQGETTPASFAENTFEFRDVMTKVVGRHAFKFGGEIIREQDNNNLLGGARPVYTFATPWNLFNDTPLFEAINTDPVTGGPGSAQRYFRTSDYGIFFQDDWKLRPNLTLNLGIRYEYYTPLRETQNRISNLVLGQNGLADAHVAVSDQLFNPDRNNFAPRLGFAWSPAAFNQKTVLRGGIGVSYDRIPNALWANTRGNPPFLARWGLCCATAPGEWGSDNALIAYNLGTSNSPDSYPVNPALTIPFGSDGLPTNGGAVEFYGAHPNVPNAYVYTYSLDIQQELPAKFIATLGYAGAESRKLIRIVNQNFVLPQAELNPAVSRAFFPTPDVNANYNALNLRVERRFANGLQFVSNYRWAKSMDTLSNEGPGFVTNQTFPQNQAYEYGPSDYDVKHYFNLAWIYELPIFRTRNDFLGSMLGGWTVSGLFSANTGFPWTPLSNSCNALPNQVTLCPVRPIAYAGGAPANSSNHNYMTEGANFPGGGLAWFTPPPSGPLPVPGIGRNSFRGPGYKNIDLSIAKDFKLGWTKLPETSNLELKMNMYNAFNILNLVPLQFGSAQTYIQDPHFGTSASATAGRTLELQARFSF